One Streptomyces sp. NBC_00554 DNA segment encodes these proteins:
- a CDS encoding YbhN family protein produces MIAVRLPQALPRRLAFRSALRSAVRPVLCLLPLALVIVVAVRHWSVLAEGFHHLATAQWPWLVAAAAATCGTWVAAAVTRQGAVMERLPVRRLLATQFAAGAANHLFPTGLGASAVNLRFMTVCGVPLARSSAALALYLLAESIARLTLLTGLLIAFPGALRIGSLLPDGAVGPLLLGIGAVLSVAALALLLVRRLRTAVFSFLRTALGEARSVHTRPMRALALWGGSLAFPTLQAAGLVAVGMALGLPVPPAYMVVAYLAATVAVALVPTPGGIGSVEAALIIALVAAGGPVAVATAVVLAYRIITVWVPLLPGALTLGALVRLKVI; encoded by the coding sequence GTGATAGCCGTACGACTCCCCCAGGCGCTCCCCCGCCGCCTCGCCTTCCGGTCGGCCCTCCGATCGGCCGTCCGGCCGGTCCTCTGCCTGCTCCCGCTCGCCCTGGTGATCGTGGTCGCCGTGCGGCACTGGTCCGTGCTCGCGGAGGGTTTCCATCATCTGGCGACGGCCCAGTGGCCCTGGCTGGTGGCCGCGGCCGCCGCGACCTGCGGGACCTGGGTCGCGGCCGCCGTCACACGCCAGGGCGCGGTGATGGAGCGGCTGCCCGTACGCCGACTGCTGGCCACGCAGTTCGCGGCGGGCGCCGCCAATCACCTGTTCCCGACGGGCCTGGGCGCGAGCGCGGTCAATCTCCGGTTCATGACGGTGTGCGGCGTCCCGCTCGCCCGCTCGTCGGCCGCGCTCGCGCTGTACCTGCTCGCGGAGTCGATCGCCCGCCTGACCCTCCTGACGGGCCTGCTGATCGCCTTCCCCGGCGCGCTGCGGATCGGAAGTCTCCTTCCGGACGGGGCAGTCGGGCCCTTGCTGCTCGGCATCGGCGCGGTGCTGTCCGTCGCGGCGCTGGCCCTCCTCCTGGTACGGCGGCTGCGTACGGCCGTCTTCTCCTTCCTGCGCACGGCCCTCGGCGAGGCGCGTTCCGTGCACACCCGCCCGATGCGCGCGCTCGCCCTGTGGGGCGGTTCGCTCGCCTTCCCCACACTGCAGGCGGCCGGCCTGGTCGCGGTGGGAATGGCGTTGGGCCTGCCGGTGCCACCCGCGTACATGGTGGTCGCCTACCTCGCGGCGACGGTCGCGGTCGCGCTGGTACCGACACCGGGCGGCATCGGCTCGGTGGAAGCCGCGCTGATCATCGCGCTGGTCGCGGCGGGCGGCCCGGTGGCCGTGGCGACGGCGGTGGTACTGGCGTACCGGATCATCACGGTGTGGGTGCCGTTGCTGCCCGGGGCGCTGACGCTGGGGGCGCTGGTCCGTCTGAAGGTGATCTGA
- a CDS encoding crotonase/enoyl-CoA hydratase family protein, with product MPVRIERQGYVTTVVLSRPEARNAVDGPTAVELADAFREFEADASARVAVLWGEGGTFCAGADLKAIGTEHGNRVAEDGDGPMGPTRLRLSKPVIAAVAGHAVAGGLELALWCDLRVAEEDAAFGVFCRRWGVPLIDGGTVRLPRLIGAGRAMDMILTGRPVPAPEAYEMGLANRLVPTGRARAAAEELAADIADFPQACLRSDRASVLDQEGLVETAAMRGELRHGMGVLTESLEGAARFASGAGRHGSFRSSRTTAGDGHAR from the coding sequence ATGCCGGTCCGGATCGAGCGTCAGGGTTACGTCACCACGGTCGTCCTCTCCCGTCCCGAGGCCCGGAACGCCGTGGACGGGCCCACGGCCGTCGAACTCGCCGATGCCTTCCGGGAGTTCGAGGCCGATGCGTCGGCCAGGGTGGCGGTGCTGTGGGGCGAGGGCGGCACGTTCTGTGCGGGTGCGGACCTCAAGGCGATCGGTACCGAGCACGGCAACCGGGTGGCCGAGGACGGCGACGGGCCGATGGGGCCCACCCGGCTGCGGCTGTCCAAGCCGGTGATCGCGGCGGTCGCCGGGCATGCGGTGGCCGGGGGGCTGGAGCTGGCGCTCTGGTGCGATCTGCGGGTCGCCGAGGAGGACGCCGCCTTCGGGGTGTTCTGCCGCCGCTGGGGCGTACCGCTCATCGACGGAGGCACGGTGCGGCTCCCCCGGCTCATCGGCGCGGGCCGCGCGATGGACATGATCCTCACCGGCCGTCCGGTGCCAGCCCCCGAGGCGTACGAGATGGGCCTCGCCAACCGCCTGGTGCCGACCGGCCGCGCCCGCGCCGCGGCCGAGGAACTGGCCGCCGACATCGCCGACTTCCCACAGGCCTGCCTTCGTAGCGACCGCGCCTCCGTCCTCGACCAGGAAGGCCTGGTCGAGACCGCCGCGATGCGCGGCGAACTCCGGCACGGGATGGGTGTGCTGACCGAGAGCCTGGAGGGCGCCGCGCGGTTCGCGTCGGGGGCCGGGCGGCACGGCTCGTTTCGTTCGTCCCGCACAACTGCTGGTGACGGACATGCCCGCTGA